TGGGCATCGGGCAGGGGCTCGCTGCGGCCGCTGCGCAGGGCAGCAACCAGGGAATTGGTGGTACCAAGGTCAATACCCACCGCCAGGCGACGCTGGTGCGGCTGGGGGCTCTGACCGGGTTCGGCGATCTGCAGTAGGGCCATGCTTATCTGAATACCAGGGGCGCCGCCAGAAGCAGCGCCGGGTTAATCGTCGAGGCGCTCTTCCAGCTGGCGCACTTCGTAGGCGAGCTTGTCGAGAAACTGCATGCGGCGCATCAGGCGCTCGGCCTGTTCACGCTGCGCAGGATCATCCCAGCAGGCGGCGAAGTCCTCGTTGAGTGCTTCCTGGGCGGCTTTCAAGCGACGCTTGAAGACGGCCACGCCATCGAGGTCGGCACTGTCCTGGAGGTCTTCGAGCTCTTCACGCAGCTGCATCTGCTGCAGCAGGAACTCGGGATCATGGACGGTGACTTCCTGCGGCACTTCATGGCCGCCGATCGCCAACAGGTAGCGGGCACGCCGGGGCGCGCTCTTGAGAGTCTGGTAGGCCTCGTTCAGCGCAGCCGAACGCTCCAGCGCAATGCGCTGTTCACGTTCGGAGGCATCGGCGAAGCGATCCGGATGGACCTCGCGGGCCAGCTCGCGATAGCGAACAGCCAGCTTGTCGAGGTCCAGACGGAAGCCAGGTTGCAGGTCAAACAGGGCGAAATGACAAGGAGTACCCACGCGCAGCCTCAGACGTTGAAGCTTTCGCCGCAGCCACACTCACCGCGCACGTTGGGGTTGTTGAACTTGAAGCCTTCGTTCAACCCTTCCTTGACGAAATCCAGCTCGGTACCGTCGAGGTACGTCAGGCTTTTCGGATCGATGATGACCTTTTCGCCATGGCTTTCGAAGACCTGGTCATCGGAGGTTACTTCATCGACGAACTCCAGCACATAGGCCAGGCCCGAGCAGCCAGTGGTGCGCACGCCAAGGCGAATACCTTCACCCTTGCCGCGTCCGTCGAGGGAGCGCCGCACATGTTTGGCGGCGGCTTCTGTCATGCTGATAGCCATCGAGACTCCTTACCTGCAACAGGCGACCTTAGAGCAAACCTTTCTTCTGCTTGTAATCGCGCACGGCCGCCTTGATGGCGTCCTCGGCGAGTACCGAGCAGTGGATTTTAACCGGCGGCAGCGCCAGTTCTTCGGCCAGCTGGGTGTTCTTGATGGTTTCCGCTTCGTCCAGGGTCTTGCCCTTCATCCACTCGGTAGCGAGGGAGCTGGAAGCGATGGCCGAACCGCAGCCGTAGGTCTTGAACTTGGCGTCTTCGATAACGCCCTGCTCGTTGACCTTGATCTGCAGGCGCATGACGTCGCCGCACGCCGGAGCGCCGACCATGCCGGTGCCGACATCCGGGTCCTCGGCATTCATCTTGCCGACGTTACGCGGGTTTTCGTAGTGGTCGATGACCTTTTCACTGTATGCCATGGTGCAATTCCTTCCTCATCAGAGAGCCGCTCTTGTCGGCGACTACTTAGTGCGCAGCCCACTCGATCTTGGAGATGTCGACGCCGTCTTTGTACATATCCCACAGCGGCGACAATTCGCGCAGCTTGGTTACGGCCTCGCAAACCTTCTGCGCGGCGTAGTCGATTTCTTCTTCGGTGGTGAAGCGACCGAAGGTAAAGCGGATCGAGCTGTGTGCCAGTTCGTCGTTGCGGCCCAGGGCACGCAGCACGTAGGACGGCTCGAGCGAAGCCGAAGTACAGGCCGAGCCGGACGAAACGGCCAGGTCCTTGAGCGCCATGATCAGCGACTCGCCTTCGACGTAGTTGAAGCTCAGGTTCAGGTTGTGCGGAATGCGCGCGGTCATGCTGCCGTTGATGTACAGCTCTTCGAGGCCTTCAACCTGCTTGTAGAAGCGGTCGCTCAGGGCCTTGATGCGCAGGTTCTCGCTGGCCATCAGCTCTTTGGCGATGGCGAAGGCTTCGCCCATGCCGACGATCTGGTGGGTGGCCAGGGTGCCCGAACGCATGCCGCGCTCGTGACCGCCGCCGTGCATGGTGGCTTCCAGGCGCACGCGAGGCTTGCGGCTGACGTACAGCGCGCCAATGCCTTTAGGGCCATAGGTCTTGTGCGCCGAGAACGACATCAGGTCGACCTTGAGCTTTTGCAGGTCGATCTCGACCTTGCCGGTGGACTGCGCGGCATCGACGTGGAACATGACGCCGCGGGCGCGGGTCAGCTCGCCAATGGCGGCGATGTCGTTGATGGTGCCGATTTCGTTGTTCACGTGCATGATCGACACCAGAATGGTGTCTTCACGCAGGGCAGCTTCAACCATGGCCGGGGTGATCAGGCCATCGGCGCCTGGCTCGATGTAGGTCACTTCAAAGCCTTCACGCTCCAGCTGACGAGTGCTGTCCAGGACAGCCTTGTGCTCGATCTTGGAGGTGATCAGGTGCTTGCCCTTGGTGCTGTAGAAGTGCGCGACGCCCTTGATTGCCAGGTTGTCGGACTCGGTGGCACCGCTGGTCCAGACAATTTCACGCGGGTCGGCATTGACCAGGTCGGCGACCTGGCGACGGGCGTTCTCGACCGCTTCTTCGGCTTTCCAGCCAAAGACGTGGGAGCGCGACGCCGGGTTACCGAAGTTCCCGTCGACCAGCAGGCAGTCGCTCATCTTCTGGGCAACGCGTGGATCGACCGGGGTGGTCGCGGAGTAATCGAGGTAGATCGGCAACTTCATTGAATATCTCCTATCAGGCGGTCGCGCCGCGCGTCGAAACGGTCATTCGACGGCGGACGTCTCAATCTTGTCCAGCTGCGGTGCCCGGCCTGCGATACGACGCAGATCCTGGCGCTGGGCGACTTCTTGTACCTCACGGCGAGTGACAAGGTCAGCCAGGCTGATGCCGCTGAGGAATTCGTGAATCTGCTGGCTGAGGTCGCACCACAGGTGGTGGGTCAGGCAGGTGTCGCCGGCGTGGCAATCACCCAGCCCCTGGCAGCGCGTGGCATCGACCGATTCGTTGACCGCATCGATGACCTGGGCGACCTGAATGCTCTCCATGCTTCGCGACAGCTGGTAGCCGCCGCCAGGGCCGCGCACACTGGAAACCAGGCTGCTGCGGCGCAGCTTTGCAAACAGCTGCTCCAGATAAGAGAGGGAAATGCCTTGGCGCTCGGAAATGTCGGCCAGAGACACCGGCCCATTCTGCGCGTGCAACGCCAGGTCGAGCATGGCGGTCACGGCGTATCGGCCTTTTGTAGTCAGTCGCATGGCTAGTAGGTACCACGGGGTTACGGGATGGGAGCGAGTATGCTATTCCCGAGCATTTAAGTCAACTATAAGACCTAGTGCTTTAGTCGGGTTTACCGCAAGAGGGCGGCGGAATGATAGCAAACTAAGGGGCGCTTGCGCACGCCCCTTCTGTCAATGCGTCGACGCGTCGCTGCGGGCCTCATCCTTGATCTCGGCGAAGTCCTCTTCACGCAGTGCCGGCAGCTCCTTGGCGCAGTAGTCGCTGCCAAGATTCTTAAGCGCGCCGCACATGTCTTCCAGGCGCCCGTCGACCGCCTGCAGGTGGTCAAGCAACTGACCAATGGCGCGGGCCACCGGGTCGGGCATGTCTTCGCTGACGCCATAGGCATCGAAGCCGATCTTCTCGGCCATGGCCTTGCGCCGGGCCTCGACCTCGGCATCGGTCTTGACGATGATCCGCCCGGGGATACCCACCGCAGTCGCGCCGGCCGGTACCGCCTTGGTGACCACCGCGTTGGAACCGATCTTGGCTCCGGCGCCGACGGTGAACGGCCCCAGCACCTTGGCCCCGGCACCAACGACCACGCCGTCTTCCAGGGTCGGGTGACGCTTGCCCTTGTTCCAGGTGGTACCGCCCAGGGTCACGCCCTGGTACAGAGTGACGTCGTCGCCGATCTCGGCGGTTTCGCCGATGACGATGCCCATGCCGTGGTCAATGAAGAAGCGCCGCCCCACCTTGGCACCAGGGTGAATCTCGATCCCGGTCAGCCAGCGGCCGAAGTTCGACACCAGCCGCGCCAGCCACTTCCAGTCCCGCCGCCACAAGGCGTGCGCCGCGCGATGCAGCCAGATCGCGTGCATGCCGGGGTAGCAGGTCAGCACTTCAAAGGCATTGCGCGCCGCCGGGTCGCGGTGGAAAACGCTCTGGATATCTTCACGCAGACGCTCGAACATCTATTGATCCTTGCGCTTATGCGGCTCGCCACGGGCCGCTTTCTGGGTTTCGGTGAGAATGCCGCGCAAAATACTCATTTCCGAACGATCCACCGAGCTGCGCCCGTACAGGCGACGCAGGCGCGGCATCAGGTGCCTGGGCTTGAGCGGGTCGAGAAAGCCGATATCGACCAGGGTCTTTTCCAGGTGCTGGTAGAACAGTTCCATTTCATCCATGGTCGCCAGCTCGCTGCTGTCGACTACTTCCACCGGCGACGCCTGCCCTTCCTGCGCCAGCCAGGCCATGCGCACCTCATAGGCCAGCACCTGCACTGCGGCGCCGAGGTTCAGCGAACTGAAGTCCGGGTTCGAGGGGATGTGCACATGGAAATGGCAACGCTGCAGTTCTTCGTTGGTCAGGCCGGCGTGCTCACGGCCAAACACCAGGGCAATCTCTTCGCCCTGAACGGCATGCTCGATGACCTTGCTGGCGCACTCGCGCGGGTCGACCAGCGGCCAGGGGATGCGGCGCTCGCGGGCACTGGTACCGAACACCAGGTTGCAGCCGACCAGCGCCTCTTCAAGGGTGGCGACCACTTGTGCGCCGCCCAGCACATCATCGGCACCCGACGCACGGGCATCCGCCTCGGGCGAGGGAAAATGCTGCGGATCGACCAGCACCAAGCGCGACAAGCCCATGTTTTTCATGGCACGCGCAGCGCCGCCGATATTGCCGGGGTGGCTGGTATTGACCAGAACAACACGAATATTTTGCAGCAAGGCGAGCGCTCACAGACGTTGCGAAGGGGGAGCAAATCTTACAGAAGCGACCGACTTTACGCTACGAAAGCAAATGTCACCCTTCTTCGCGCAAAGTTTTCTGCTAGAATGTTCGGCTTTCTTTAACGACCCAGGTGAAACGTCCATGCAGCCCATGCTGAATATCGCGCTGCGCGCCGCCCGCAGCGCCAGTGAATTGATTTTCCGCTCCATCGAGCGCCTGGATAGCATCAAGGTTGATGAAAAAGACGCCAAGGATTACGTCTCCGAAGTCGATCGCGCCGCAGAGCAGAAAATCATCGATGCCCTGCGCAAGGCCTACCCGAACCACTCCATCTACGGCGAAGAGACCGGCCTGCATGCCGGTAGCGGCGAAGAAGGCAAAGACTACCTGTGGATCATCGACCCACTGGATGGCACCACCAACTTCCTGCGTGGCGTTCCGCACTTTGCTGTCAGCATTGCCTGCAAATACCGTGGCCGCCTTGAGCACGCCGTGGTGCTGGACCCTGTCCGCCAGGAAGAATTCACCGCCAGCCGTGGCCGTGGCGCCCAGCTGAACGGCCGCCGCCTGCGCGTCAGCCCTCGCACCAGCCTGGAAGGTGCCCTGCTGGGTACCGGCTTCCCGTTCCGCGACAACCAGATGGCTGACCTGGACAACTACCTGGGCATGTTCCGCGCCCTGGTTGGCCAGACCGCCGGCATCCGCCGCGCCGGTGCTGCCAGCCTGGACCTGGCCTACGTTGCCGCCGGTCGTTTCGATGCCTTCTGGGAATCGGGCCTGTCGGAATGGGACATGGCTGCAGGCGCCCTGCTGATCCAGGAAGCGGGCGGCCTGGTGAGCGACTTCACCGGTGGCCACGACTTCCTCGAGAAGGGTCACATCGTTGCCGGTAACACCAAGTGCTTCAAGGCCGTTCTGACTGCCATCCAGCCGCACCTGCCTGCTTCGATCAAACGCTAAGTACGATCGAGCACAAAAAAAGCACCCTTCGGGGTGCTTTTT
This portion of the Pseudomonas sp. SORT22 genome encodes:
- the iscA gene encoding iron-sulfur cluster assembly protein IscA, whose amino-acid sequence is MAISMTEAAAKHVRRSLDGRGKGEGIRLGVRTTGCSGLAYVLEFVDEVTSDDQVFESHGEKVIIDPKSLTYLDGTELDFVKEGLNEGFKFNNPNVRGECGCGESFNV
- the hscB gene encoding co-chaperone HscB, giving the protein MGTPCHFALFDLQPGFRLDLDKLAVRYRELAREVHPDRFADASEREQRIALERSAALNEAYQTLKSAPRRARYLLAIGGHEVPQEVTVHDPEFLLQQMQLREELEDLQDSADLDGVAVFKRRLKAAQEALNEDFAACWDDPAQREQAERLMRRMQFLDKLAYEVRQLEERLDD
- the iscR gene encoding Fe-S cluster assembly transcriptional regulator IscR, whose protein sequence is MRLTTKGRYAVTAMLDLALHAQNGPVSLADISERQGISLSYLEQLFAKLRRSSLVSSVRGPGGGYQLSRSMESIQVAQVIDAVNESVDATRCQGLGDCHAGDTCLTHHLWCDLSQQIHEFLSGISLADLVTRREVQEVAQRQDLRRIAGRAPQLDKIETSAVE
- a CDS encoding IscS subfamily cysteine desulfurase, translating into MKLPIYLDYSATTPVDPRVAQKMSDCLLVDGNFGNPASRSHVFGWKAEEAVENARRQVADLVNADPREIVWTSGATESDNLAIKGVAHFYSTKGKHLITSKIEHKAVLDSTRQLEREGFEVTYIEPGADGLITPAMVEAALREDTILVSIMHVNNEIGTINDIAAIGELTRARGVMFHVDAAQSTGKVEIDLQKLKVDLMSFSAHKTYGPKGIGALYVSRKPRVRLEATMHGGGHERGMRSGTLATHQIVGMGEAFAIAKELMASENLRIKALSDRFYKQVEGLEELYINGSMTARIPHNLNLSFNYVEGESLIMALKDLAVSSGSACTSASLEPSYVLRALGRNDELAHSSIRFTFGRFTTEEEIDYAAQKVCEAVTKLRELSPLWDMYKDGVDISKIEWAAH
- the iscU gene encoding Fe-S cluster assembly scaffold IscU, translated to MAYSEKVIDHYENPRNVGKMNAEDPDVGTGMVGAPACGDVMRLQIKVNEQGVIEDAKFKTYGCGSAIASSSLATEWMKGKTLDEAETIKNTQLAEELALPPVKIHCSVLAEDAIKAAVRDYKQKKGLL
- the trmJ gene encoding tRNA (cytosine(32)/uridine(32)-2'-O)-methyltransferase TrmJ, with product MLQNIRVVLVNTSHPGNIGGAARAMKNMGLSRLVLVDPQHFPSPEADARASGADDVLGGAQVVATLEEALVGCNLVFGTSARERRIPWPLVDPRECASKVIEHAVQGEEIALVFGREHAGLTNEELQRCHFHVHIPSNPDFSSLNLGAAVQVLAYEVRMAWLAQEGQASPVEVVDSSELATMDEMELFYQHLEKTLVDIGFLDPLKPRHLMPRLRRLYGRSSVDRSEMSILRGILTETQKAARGEPHKRKDQ
- the cysE gene encoding serine O-acetyltransferase yields the protein MFERLREDIQSVFHRDPAARNAFEVLTCYPGMHAIWLHRAAHALWRRDWKWLARLVSNFGRWLTGIEIHPGAKVGRRFFIDHGMGIVIGETAEIGDDVTLYQGVTLGGTTWNKGKRHPTLEDGVVVGAGAKVLGPFTVGAGAKIGSNAVVTKAVPAGATAVGIPGRIIVKTDAEVEARRKAMAEKIGFDAYGVSEDMPDPVARAIGQLLDHLQAVDGRLEDMCGALKNLGSDYCAKELPALREEDFAEIKDEARSDASTH
- the suhB gene encoding inositol-phosphate phosphatase gives rise to the protein MQPMLNIALRAARSASELIFRSIERLDSIKVDEKDAKDYVSEVDRAAEQKIIDALRKAYPNHSIYGEETGLHAGSGEEGKDYLWIIDPLDGTTNFLRGVPHFAVSIACKYRGRLEHAVVLDPVRQEEFTASRGRGAQLNGRRLRVSPRTSLEGALLGTGFPFRDNQMADLDNYLGMFRALVGQTAGIRRAGAASLDLAYVAAGRFDAFWESGLSEWDMAAGALLIQEAGGLVSDFTGGHDFLEKGHIVAGNTKCFKAVLTAIQPHLPASIKR